The following proteins come from a genomic window of Rhodoligotrophos sp. CJ14:
- a CDS encoding hydantoinase/oxoprolinase family protein: MANLRVAVDVGGTFTDICIMDETSGALRIEKTASSADPIEGIMAGVEKAGIDLSQVALFSHGTTVATNALITRRLPRAAMVCTEGFRDVIEIRRANKEDLWDTYKDVVPPYIPRRDRLVVPERVDASGKIVKPLDEEAAREVARILKRRGVSAIAVCFMNAFVNGANERRMKEILLEAMPDVPVSTSSEVLPEIFEHERFSTTVANAVLSPVVVDYTRRLSKRLNAGGYTRDLLLLHTGGGVMTPKSVEDFAARLAGSGIAAGAIASRHIAMLCGFKNSIGLDMGGTSTDVSLAYEGQSRVTKDWYVEYGYPIRFSSIEVLTIGAGGGSLAWQDEAGSLRNGPQSAGANPGPACYGNGNMQPTNTDANLVLGRLGTSLAGGKITLDPELAEKAVREGVAKPFGLELHAAADAIIKVANANMSDAVRLISISRGYDPRDFALVAFGGAGALHGAAIAKELSIPAVIVPPSPGVTSALGCLLVDVQHDFSESHIKAVAEADPAGIEAEFSRMEKEAVERLTHEGVAAGDIVLQRTVDMMYQGQWRSLAVTAPSPIVSMADLVEAFHREHNREYNFRRDETPVSLYRLNLKATGLVPKAELMKHEPTGIVPEPRSTRPVWFDPEASVETPIYHRDDLPAGFTFTGPAVIEQFDSTTIVPPGTKAEVDPYLNIIIRI, translated from the coding sequence ATGGCCAACTTGCGCGTGGCGGTCGATGTCGGAGGTACGTTCACCGACATCTGCATCATGGATGAGACATCGGGAGCACTGAGGATCGAGAAGACGGCCTCCTCTGCCGATCCGATCGAGGGCATCATGGCCGGTGTGGAAAAGGCAGGCATCGACCTGTCGCAGGTCGCGCTGTTCTCGCATGGCACCACTGTCGCCACCAATGCCCTGATCACCCGTCGCCTGCCGCGCGCGGCGATGGTGTGCACGGAAGGGTTCCGCGACGTCATCGAAATCCGGCGGGCCAATAAGGAGGATCTCTGGGATACCTATAAGGATGTCGTCCCACCCTATATTCCCCGCCGCGACCGCCTCGTGGTCCCCGAGCGCGTCGATGCGAGTGGCAAGATCGTCAAGCCGCTCGATGAGGAGGCCGCGCGAGAGGTCGCCCGCATCCTCAAGCGCCGCGGGGTTTCAGCGATTGCCGTGTGTTTCATGAACGCCTTCGTCAATGGCGCGAATGAAAGGCGGATGAAGGAGATCCTCCTCGAGGCAATGCCCGATGTTCCGGTCTCGACCTCCTCGGAGGTTTTGCCGGAGATCTTCGAGCATGAGCGGTTCTCGACCACCGTTGCCAATGCGGTGCTGAGCCCTGTGGTGGTCGATTATACCCGGCGCTTGAGCAAGCGCCTCAATGCCGGCGGCTATACCCGCGATCTCCTGCTGCTGCACACGGGTGGCGGCGTGATGACGCCCAAGAGCGTCGAGGATTTCGCGGCAAGGCTGGCCGGCTCTGGCATCGCGGCGGGTGCCATCGCCAGCCGCCATATTGCCATGCTGTGTGGGTTCAAGAACTCCATCGGACTGGACATGGGCGGCACCTCGACGGATGTGTCGCTAGCCTATGAGGGCCAGTCCCGCGTCACGAAGGACTGGTATGTCGAATATGGCTATCCGATCCGCTTTTCTTCGATCGAGGTTCTGACCATCGGCGCGGGCGGCGGCTCGCTCGCCTGGCAGGATGAGGCGGGCTCGCTGCGCAACGGTCCGCAATCGGCCGGCGCCAATCCAGGGCCCGCCTGCTATGGCAATGGCAATATGCAGCCCACCAATACCGACGCCAATCTGGTTCTCGGCAGGCTCGGCACCAGCCTGGCGGGCGGCAAGATCACGCTCGACCCGGAGCTGGCCGAGAAGGCGGTGAGGGAAGGGGTGGCCAAGCCCTTCGGCCTCGAGCTTCACGCGGCGGCCGATGCCATCATCAAGGTTGCCAATGCCAATATGTCCGATGCAGTGCGTCTCATATCGATCAGCCGCGGTTATGATCCGCGGGACTTCGCGCTGGTCGCCTTCGGGGGTGCGGGTGCGCTGCATGGGGCTGCGATCGCCAAGGAACTGTCGATCCCCGCTGTGATCGTCCCGCCGAGCCCGGGCGTGACCTCTGCGCTCGGATGCTTGCTGGTCGATGTCCAGCACGATTTCTCCGAAAGCCATATCAAGGCGGTTGCGGAGGCTGATCCTGCCGGGATCGAGGCCGAATTCTCGCGCATGGAGAAGGAGGCGGTCGAGCGCCTGACCCATGAGGGGGTTGCTGCGGGCGATATCGTCCTGCAGCGCACGGTGGACATGATGTATCAGGGCCAGTGGCGCTCGCTCGCGGTGACCGCGCCAAGCCCGATCGTCAGCATGGCTGACCTGGTCGAAGCCTTCCATCGCGAGCATAATCGGGAATATAACTTCCGGCGCGACGAGACGCCGGTCAGCCTCTACCGGCTGAACCTGAAGGCGACGGGCCTTGTGCCGAAGGCCGAGCTGATGAAGCACGAGCCGACCGGCATCGTGCCGGAGCCCCGTTCAACCAGACCTGTCTGGTTCGACCCGGAGGCTTCCGTCGAAACACCGATTTATCATCGCGATGATCTGCCGGCCGGGTTCACCTTCACCGGTCCTGCCGTCATCGAGCAATTCGACTCCACGACCATCGTTCCGCCCGGCACCAAAGCCGAAGTGGACCCCTATCTCAACATCATCATCCGCATTTGA
- a CDS encoding DcaP family trimeric outer membrane transporter, protein MTVSGQADELAALKAQLEALQARVNQLETQPEMPALADGVSLITFRRGSEATADWQTGRVSEAIPAGSGLTIAITPSADLPAPVHEVTVSGYVKGDVIYDFDEDLGDYFSYTAITGRRDQDHVRLHARQTRFAIKSKSDTAIGQIRTVIEGDFLSGGSFGNTDFRLRWAWGEWDFIPNWTFGAGRYDTNFMSPFTGTTTVDFNGDVGLIGTSRTNQVRLTYASGGMTFAFAVEEPLGDLGDLIDQFGESFVTAENSSNDIPNFTARWQYDAPGGHQFLISGVMQNYHTDSALGGVSDSAVGWGVQGAANINLADIATLTASVMYGDGIGSYLFGNTIGAYVDVDGDIHTTEALGLYAGVIFNVTDTTSLNLSWGYADMNKSEVLRASADNTTIDVMSAHANILWRPVEQLRLGWEVMWADRKFLDFDGVDADIRQADVWRAQFGAWFYF, encoded by the coding sequence ATGACGGTAAGCGGTCAGGCTGATGAGCTGGCTGCCTTGAAAGCACAGCTCGAGGCGTTGCAGGCTCGGGTTAACCAGTTGGAGACGCAGCCCGAGATGCCCGCCCTGGCCGATGGCGTGAGCCTGATCACCTTCAGGCGTGGTTCGGAAGCAACCGCCGACTGGCAAACCGGGCGAGTAAGCGAAGCCATCCCGGCCGGCAGCGGCCTCACCATCGCGATCACCCCCTCTGCTGACCTGCCGGCGCCGGTTCACGAGGTCACCGTCAGCGGTTACGTCAAGGGCGACGTGATCTACGACTTCGACGAGGACCTGGGCGACTATTTCAGCTACACGGCGATCACCGGCCGCAGGGATCAGGACCACGTCCGCCTGCATGCCCGCCAGACGCGCTTCGCCATCAAGTCGAAATCCGATACCGCCATCGGCCAGATTCGCACCGTTATCGAAGGCGACTTCCTCTCCGGCGGCAGCTTCGGCAATACGGATTTTCGGCTTCGCTGGGCCTGGGGTGAATGGGATTTCATCCCCAACTGGACCTTCGGCGCCGGTCGGTATGACACCAACTTCATGTCACCCTTCACGGGAACCACCACGGTCGATTTCAACGGTGATGTCGGCCTGATCGGCACCTCCCGCACCAATCAGGTTCGCCTGACTTATGCCAGCGGCGGCATGACCTTCGCCTTTGCCGTCGAGGAGCCGCTCGGGGATCTCGGCGATCTGATCGACCAGTTCGGCGAATCCTTCGTTACCGCCGAGAACAGCTCGAATGACATCCCGAACTTCACGGCACGCTGGCAATATGACGCCCCTGGCGGACACCAGTTCCTCATCTCTGGTGTGATGCAGAACTATCATACCGATTCAGCGCTGGGCGGCGTCAGCGACAGCGCGGTCGGCTGGGGCGTTCAGGGCGCGGCCAACATCAATCTCGCCGACATCGCCACCCTGACCGCGTCGGTCATGTATGGCGACGGCATCGGCAGCTACCTCTTCGGCAACACCATCGGCGCCTATGTCGATGTTGACGGCGATATCCACACGACCGAGGCCTTGGGTCTCTATGCCGGCGTCATCTTCAACGTCACCGACACCACCTCGCTCAACCTCTCCTGGGGTTACGCGGACATGAACAAGAGTGAGGTGTTGCGGGCCAGTGCCGACAACACCACTATCGATGTGATGTCCGCCCATGCCAATATTCTCTGGCGGCCGGTGGAGCAGTTGCGCCTCGGCTGGGAAGTGATGTGGGCCGACCGCAAGTTCCTCGATTTCGACGGTGTTGACGCCGATATCCGACAGGCCGATGTCTGGCGCGCGCAGTTCGGCGCCTGGTTTTATTTCTGA
- a CDS encoding helix-turn-helix domain-containing protein yields the protein MDARYSTKNADPADRKRYWNEAVSSTYFPLDLTFKNEPQFGGSLHSWTLGSLSMSRLESDGLLYRRHKRHLLHERDESYLITVPELSEVHFIQDGREARCKPGQFLVERSHLPYEFSYGEPNTLWVLKIPSEILRSRIVMPERLASLGFDATQGTGALFVDVLRLVAARLAEMDESARAMSGKHLVDLLSMAISADERTLNPNASSVQMAHLHRVETFIRLNLASSALNPHAIAAACGISVRYLHQLFSSQGRSVSEWVKLQRLLMCKQMLSDPTCHKKVSEIAYEWGFSDQAQFSRLYRAEFGVTPSDTREQLRMKRAEAAPG from the coding sequence ATGGATGCACGATATTCGACCAAGAACGCGGATCCTGCCGATCGCAAGCGTTACTGGAATGAGGCGGTCTCCAGCACCTATTTCCCGCTCGATCTGACGTTCAAGAACGAGCCGCAATTCGGTGGCTCGCTGCATAGCTGGACCCTCGGCTCCCTGTCCATGTCGCGGCTCGAGTCGGACGGGCTTCTCTATCGTCGGCACAAGCGTCATCTGCTGCATGAACGCGACGAGAGTTATCTCATCACCGTTCCCGAGCTGTCGGAGGTGCATTTCATTCAGGATGGCCGGGAGGCCCGTTGCAAGCCGGGCCAGTTCCTGGTCGAGCGCAGTCACCTGCCTTATGAGTTCTCTTATGGCGAGCCGAACACCCTTTGGGTGCTGAAGATCCCGAGCGAGATATTGAGGTCACGGATCGTCATGCCCGAGCGGCTTGCATCGCTCGGCTTCGATGCAACTCAGGGAACCGGCGCGCTGTTCGTGGACGTGCTGCGGCTGGTCGCGGCTCGGCTTGCCGAGATGGATGAATCGGCGCGCGCCATGTCCGGCAAGCATCTGGTCGACCTTCTCTCGATGGCGATCTCGGCCGATGAGCGCACCCTCAATCCCAACGCGTCCTCCGTACAGATGGCGCATCTGCATCGGGTTGAGACATTCATTCGCCTCAATCTCGCATCCAGCGCGCTCAATCCGCACGCGATCGCTGCCGCCTGCGGGATTTCCGTGCGCTACCTCCATCAGCTCTTCAGCAGCCAGGGCCGATCGGTGAGCGAATGGGTGAAGCTCCAGCGGCTCTTGATGTGCAAGCAAATGCTCAGCGACCCTACCTGCCATAAGAAAGTGTCCGAAATCGCCTATGAATGGGGCTTCAGCGACCAGGCGCAGTTCAGCCGATTGTACCGGGCCGAATTTGGTGTCACCCCCAGCGACACCAGGGAGCAGCTTCGTATGAAACGGGCCGAAGCTGCTCCCGGTTAG
- a CDS encoding LysR family transcriptional regulator yields MWDARNTPDLKAFRVFVAVAEAGGIKPAAEKLGRTPSALSMTLKALEETLGAPLFQADRKAHLTPFGRLVLDEARELLHHFATSCATMQSYARNQIGRCDVASVTSVSIAFLPAAIRRVQESLPGFGVHVRQMESKNAANALLDGVVDIAFAAYLPRPDEISFEPLFKDAFDIVCAEDDPLTRETLPLPWAAIKDRPFIYNDSFAVIRTPELTEIAERAVMWIGSVFSLLAALRQGLGVSVLPRLCRVQGAEGLRFLPVADPTAYRIVGLLSKKERRQLPGTRRFASAIYDVIHEQAQVLDYELLPAKQPGHYLPVRQDDL; encoded by the coding sequence ATGTGGGATGCTCGTAACACACCTGATCTCAAGGCCTTCCGGGTCTTTGTCGCGGTCGCGGAGGCCGGCGGCATCAAGCCCGCGGCGGAAAAGCTCGGGCGCACGCCCTCCGCCTTGTCGATGACGCTGAAGGCGCTGGAGGAGACGCTGGGCGCGCCGCTCTTTCAGGCGGACAGAAAGGCTCATCTCACGCCATTCGGGCGGCTGGTGCTGGATGAGGCGCGCGAACTCCTTCACCATTTCGCCACCTCCTGTGCCACGATGCAGTCCTATGCGCGCAATCAGATCGGGCGCTGCGATGTCGCGAGCGTCACGTCGGTCTCCATCGCCTTTCTGCCGGCCGCCATTCGACGGGTGCAAGAAAGCCTGCCGGGTTTCGGAGTTCATGTGCGGCAGATGGAATCGAAGAATGCGGCCAATGCCTTGCTCGACGGCGTGGTGGACATCGCCTTTGCCGCCTATTTGCCGCGGCCAGACGAGATCAGCTTCGAGCCGCTGTTCAAGGATGCCTTCGATATTGTCTGCGCGGAAGATGATCCGCTCACCCGAGAGACGCTGCCGCTGCCCTGGGCGGCCATCAAGGACCGCCCCTTCATCTATAATGACAGTTTCGCGGTGATCCGCACGCCGGAGCTTACGGAAATCGCAGAGCGGGCAGTCATGTGGATCGGCAGTGTTTTCTCCCTGCTCGCGGCCCTGCGGCAAGGCCTCGGCGTGAGCGTGCTGCCCCGGCTTTGCCGGGTGCAGGGGGCCGAGGGGCTACGGTTCTTACCCGTTGCTGATCCAACCGCCTATCGCATCGTGGGGCTGCTGTCGAAGAAGGAACGGCGGCAGCTGCCGGGCACCCGCCGCTTTGCGTCCGCCATCTACGACGTCATTCATGAGCAGGCGCAGGTGCTCGATTACGAGCTCCTGCCCGCCAAACAGCCCGGCCATTACCTGCCAGTGCGCCAGGATGATCTGTAG
- the lexA gene encoding transcriptional repressor LexA, with amino-acid sequence MLTRKQHELLMFIHERLKEAGVPPSFEEMKEALDLRSKSGIHRLITALEERGFIRRLPHRARALEVMRLPESHGGSLASPAPKRFSPNVIEGSLGKVRPASTGERERAATAVVPVMGRIAAGVPVDAIQDHTHNIAVPADLLGPGEHFALEVKGDSMIEAGIFEGDTVLIRRTDHANNGEIIVALVDREEATLKRLRRKGDSIALEAANPAYETRIFGPDRVRIQGRLVGLIRRY; translated from the coding sequence ATGCTGACGCGCAAGCAACACGAGCTTCTCATGTTCATTCACGAGCGTCTGAAGGAAGCTGGTGTGCCGCCTTCCTTCGAGGAAATGAAGGAAGCGCTCGATCTGCGGTCCAAATCCGGCATTCACCGCCTGATCACGGCGCTGGAAGAGCGTGGGTTTATCCGCCGCCTGCCCCATCGTGCCCGCGCTCTTGAAGTGATGCGCCTGCCCGAATCTCATGGCGGCAGTCTCGCATCACCCGCGCCCAAGCGCTTCAGCCCCAATGTGATCGAAGGCTCGCTGGGCAAGGTGCGGCCCGCATCGACCGGCGAGCGCGAGCGTGCCGCAACCGCGGTCGTTCCAGTCATGGGGCGCATCGCTGCGGGCGTCCCGGTCGATGCCATTCAGGACCATACCCATAACATCGCCGTGCCGGCGGATCTCCTTGGCCCCGGTGAACATTTCGCCCTCGAGGTGAAGGGCGATTCGATGATCGAGGCCGGCATTTTCGAAGGCGACACGGTGCTCATCCGCCGCACTGATCATGCCAATAATGGCGAGATCATCGTGGCCTTGGTCGACCGGGAAGAGGCAACCCTGAAACGGCTACGCCGCAAGGGCGACTCGATCGCCCTCGAAGCGGCGAACCCCGCCTATGAGACGCGCATCTTCGGTCCTGATCGCGTGCGGATCCAGGGCAGGCTCGTGGGGCTCATCCGCCGCTATTGA
- a CDS encoding aldehyde dehydrogenase family protein: protein MKHATQFYIDGAWVDPLSSERITVINPTTEEPFAEIAAGTSADVDRAVKAAKAAFPAFSTTSKEERLTLLKRILDCYMDRRQEVADALTQEMGAPKRFALDAQAQTGVNHLRHTMIALENFAFERPQGTTLIVREAIGVVGLITPWNWPINQLVLKVAPALAAGCTMVVKPSEIAPFGAMIFADVLHEAGVPKGVFNLVNGDGPTVGHAISSHPDVAMVSITGSTRAGAAVAKAAADTIKRVAQELGGKTANILLDSADFEGAVPRGVQNCFRNTGQSCTSPARMLVPAAMVSKVEEIARQAAEAMRVGDPTREDVDLGPAVSKAQFDKIQHYIEVGIAEGAKLVTGGPGLPEGINRGYFVRPTVFSNVSPDMTIARDEIFGPVLAIMPYRDLDEAVAIANDTVYGLSANVQGDRETAVKIASRLRSGQVLINYPAYDSMAPFGGYGQSGNGREQGVYGIEEYLETKAVVGALAG from the coding sequence ATGAAGCATGCCACGCAGTTCTATATCGACGGCGCCTGGGTTGATCCGCTCTCGTCCGAACGCATCACCGTCATCAACCCGACGACGGAAGAGCCCTTTGCCGAGATCGCCGCTGGGACGAGTGCCGATGTGGATCGCGCGGTCAAAGCGGCAAAGGCCGCCTTTCCTGCCTTCTCCACCACCTCGAAAGAGGAGCGCCTCACGCTGTTGAAGCGCATCCTCGACTGCTACATGGACCGGCGCCAGGAGGTTGCCGACGCCCTCACCCAGGAGATGGGCGCACCGAAGCGGTTCGCGCTTGATGCCCAGGCACAGACCGGCGTCAACCATCTGCGGCACACGATGATCGCGCTGGAGAACTTCGCGTTCGAACGACCTCAGGGAACCACTCTCATCGTGCGCGAGGCAATCGGCGTCGTCGGGCTCATCACCCCCTGGAACTGGCCGATCAATCAGCTGGTGCTCAAGGTCGCGCCCGCTCTTGCCGCGGGCTGCACCATGGTGGTGAAGCCGAGCGAGATCGCGCCCTTCGGCGCCATGATCTTCGCGGACGTGCTGCATGAGGCCGGCGTGCCAAAGGGCGTGTTCAATCTGGTGAATGGGGATGGGCCGACCGTTGGCCATGCGATCTCGTCCCACCCCGATGTCGCGATGGTCTCGATCACCGGCTCGACCCGCGCCGGGGCGGCCGTCGCCAAGGCGGCAGCGGACACGATCAAGCGCGTCGCCCAGGAGCTTGGCGGCAAGACCGCAAATATTCTGCTCGACAGTGCCGATTTCGAGGGAGCCGTGCCCCGCGGCGTACAGAATTGCTTCCGCAACACCGGACAGTCCTGCACCTCTCCCGCCCGCATGCTGGTGCCGGCGGCGATGGTCTCCAAGGTTGAGGAAATCGCCAGGCAGGCCGCCGAAGCGATGCGGGTAGGTGATCCAACCCGCGAGGACGTTGACTTGGGGCCAGCGGTCAGCAAGGCGCAGTTCGACAAGATCCAGCATTATATCGAGGTCGGGATTGCCGAAGGCGCCAAGCTCGTGACCGGTGGTCCAGGGCTGCCAGAGGGTATCAATCGCGGCTATTTCGTGCGGCCGACGGTATTCTCCAATGTCAGCCCCGACATGACCATCGCCCGCGACGAGATCTTCGGCCCGGTTCTGGCGATCATGCCCTACCGGGATCTGGACGAGGCCGTCGCCATCGCCAATGACACCGTCTATGGCCTCTCGGCCAATGTGCAGGGGGATCGCGAGACGGCGGTCAAGATCGCATCGCGCCTGCGCTCAGGCCAGGTGCTGATCAACTATCCCGCTTACGACTCAATGGCCCCCTTCGGTGGCTATGGCCAATCCGGCAATGGCCGCGAGCAGGGCGTCTATGGCATCGAGGAATATCTGGAAACCAAGGCGGTGGTCGGCGCCCTCGCCGGCTGA
- a CDS encoding purine-cytosine permease family protein, whose product MAGIQSLEDVDTLDYSTSAVPDTERMPRFALTMAWWAVCSALFYVVVGAAMALSFGSRNAIIGMVLSVIAYGAINAVLSRYAIRTGLSVALFSRILFGSMGACIATLIFCATAIYYAVFEGSVIAVGINTVFPSIPYHWAALIVVLYSVPLIFGSIQNWLDKFNGVLLPFYILGLVVAVGLAIAQYGYSDKWLNLGPEGGAPAHGWWSCFVYYMGVWVLMMFTFDYARFGRKEDSNYHAYFNFGTPFYLMTFLVSGLFGMFMVGTVPDVGVTEVSVLTALLQLMGIWALLFVWVTQTRINTANYYLAAVNMEALVAVFTKLPFGRLGWAVVVGIFVYVLMLADVFSYLLQALAYQGIFVVAWVAVAMAHILSTRYDQLAGGNVEYRSGYVPSFNPLGIGAWFGAAAIGIALYLAGGLYAELSAPATAVVGFVIYALGLRAAKRSWFFAT is encoded by the coding sequence ATGGCGGGAATCCAATCATTAGAAGATGTCGACACTCTCGACTACTCGACGAGTGCCGTTCCAGATACTGAGCGCATGCCACGGTTTGCCCTCACCATGGCATGGTGGGCGGTCTGCAGCGCGCTCTTCTATGTGGTGGTCGGGGCTGCGATGGCGCTCAGCTTCGGCAGCAGGAATGCCATCATCGGGATGGTATTGTCCGTGATCGCCTATGGTGCGATCAACGCGGTGCTCAGCCGCTATGCGATCAGAACCGGCCTGTCGGTGGCGCTCTTCTCGCGCATCCTCTTCGGCAGCATGGGGGCGTGCATAGCCACCCTGATCTTCTGCGCCACCGCGATCTATTATGCCGTGTTCGAAGGATCCGTGATCGCGGTCGGGATCAACACCGTCTTTCCCTCGATACCTTATCACTGGGCCGCCTTGATCGTGGTCCTTTACAGCGTGCCGCTGATTTTCGGCAGCATCCAGAACTGGCTGGATAAGTTCAACGGGGTGCTGCTGCCCTTCTATATTCTCGGCCTGGTCGTGGCGGTCGGCCTTGCCATCGCTCAATATGGCTATAGCGACAAATGGCTCAATCTCGGGCCCGAGGGCGGGGCTCCGGCCCATGGCTGGTGGTCCTGCTTCGTCTATTACATGGGCGTCTGGGTGTTGATGATGTTCACCTTCGACTATGCCCGCTTCGGCCGGAAGGAAGACAGCAACTATCACGCCTATTTCAACTTCGGCACGCCCTTCTATCTCATGACCTTCCTGGTGAGCGGCCTGTTCGGCATGTTCATGGTCGGCACGGTGCCGGATGTGGGCGTCACGGAAGTCTCCGTCTTGACCGCTCTGCTGCAGCTCATGGGCATCTGGGCATTGCTATTCGTCTGGGTCACGCAGACCCGCATCAACACGGCGAACTACTATCTGGCCGCCGTCAACATGGAGGCGCTGGTCGCCGTGTTCACCAAGCTGCCCTTCGGGCGCCTGGGCTGGGCAGTGGTGGTCGGCATCTTCGTCTATGTGCTCATGCTGGCGGATGTGTTCAGCTATCTGCTTCAGGCGCTCGCGTATCAAGGCATCTTCGTCGTGGCCTGGGTGGCGGTTGCCATGGCGCATATCCTGAGCACCCGTTACGATCAGCTCGCGGGCGGCAATGTCGAATATCGCTCGGGCTACGTGCCTTCGTTCAATCCACTGGGCATTGGCGCGTGGTTCGGCGCGGCCGCCATCGGCATCGCGCTCTATCTGGCGGGTGGCCTCTATGCCGAATTGTCGGCGCCCGCAACGGCGGTGGTCGGCTTTGTCATCTACGCACTGGGTCTGCGCGCCGCAAAGCGCTCCTGGTTCTTTGCCACTTGA
- a CDS encoding hydantoinase B/oxoprolinase family protein: protein MLTTPSLDAVTFEVLKNSFITAVDQMAEQILRTCYSFVIYNRDFSSALHDAEGNCVAQGNQDIAVHVGTLHFTCKDVIRAFKDDMHPGDVYAINDPYAGGTHFNDVRLIRPIFHNGEIIAFSQSNGHWSDLGGSVPGSFDVAATDMFREGVRITPVRLFDKGRFCADVANLIAANTRDPASIIGDIHAQAQATQVCEREILRLVDKYGAETVKLGMASVQDYVERAMRQRISALPDGVWETQDFIDQDPLDKEGLIPIKVKLTIKGDTVAYDFAGSHPTIGSIYNSAFGATFSAVAAGMKTFFPDLPLNSGFYRIFEISAPEGSIVDAKWPVAVTGFLMPFEKIMNAIYEMWSKILPNRAIACAFNLEYLLTGGRDARSPNKPIFMFYDWLPGGWGGRNGRDGCNVTTACFGTGLMAQPVEGQERANPIMTTRFEVLTDSAGPGKWRGGAGVQKTSIMLDAENTVISYICDRERAIVWGIEGGLPSMPHGLTLKRKGSEAPEWLGSVFSNVPIGKGDEFGRPTAGGGGFGDPLERDPERVLQDVIDDYVSVERAVIDYGVVIRPIDPEILKFEIDHEATRKERERIRAERHKWLATEPEEVARMFREGKINALDAVRRYAVILDWEKGTLLPNSTAQFREMFHKRSAAAWAN, encoded by the coding sequence ATGCTGACGACCCCTTCTCTCGATGCCGTCACCTTCGAAGTTCTGAAGAACTCGTTCATCACCGCGGTCGACCAGATGGCGGAGCAGATCCTGCGCACCTGCTATTCCTTCGTCATCTATAATCGCGACTTCTCGAGCGCCTTGCATGATGCCGAAGGAAATTGCGTCGCCCAAGGCAATCAGGACATTGCGGTGCATGTGGGAACGCTGCATTTCACCTGCAAAGACGTGATCCGCGCCTTCAAGGACGACATGCATCCCGGTGACGTCTATGCGATCAACGATCCCTATGCCGGGGGCACCCATTTCAACGACGTCCGGCTGATCCGGCCAATCTTCCATAATGGAGAGATCATCGCCTTCAGTCAGTCCAATGGCCATTGGTCGGATCTCGGCGGCAGTGTCCCGGGCTCCTTCGATGTCGCGGCAACCGACATGTTCCGCGAGGGCGTGCGGATCACGCCGGTGAGGCTGTTCGACAAGGGCCGGTTCTGCGCGGATGTTGCCAATCTGATTGCGGCCAACACGCGTGATCCCGCCTCCATCATCGGCGATATCCACGCCCAGGCCCAGGCGACGCAAGTCTGTGAGCGCGAGATCCTGCGCCTCGTCGATAAGTATGGCGCCGAGACCGTCAAGCTCGGCATGGCCTCCGTGCAGGACTATGTCGAGCGTGCCATGCGCCAGCGCATCAGCGCGCTGCCGGACGGGGTGTGGGAGACCCAGGACTTCATCGACCAGGATCCGCTGGACAAGGAAGGCCTCATTCCGATAAAGGTCAAACTGACGATCAAAGGGGACACGGTCGCTTACGACTTTGCCGGAAGCCACCCGACCATCGGCTCGATCTACAACTCGGCTTTCGGTGCGACCTTCTCGGCCGTTGCCGCGGGCATGAAGACCTTCTTCCCGGACCTTCCGCTCAATAGCGGCTTCTATCGCATCTTCGAGATCAGCGCGCCCGAGGGCTCGATTGTCGATGCAAAGTGGCCGGTTGCGGTGACGGGGTTTCTGATGCCGTTCGAGAAGATCATGAACGCCATCTATGAAATGTGGTCGAAGATTTTGCCAAACCGCGCAATCGCCTGCGCCTTCAACCTCGAATATCTTCTGACAGGCGGACGCGATGCCCGCAGCCCCAATAAGCCGATCTTCATGTTCTACGATTGGCTGCCGGGCGGCTGGGGAGGCCGCAATGGTCGGGACGGATGTAATGTGACGACCGCCTGTTTCGGCACCGGGCTGATGGCGCAGCCGGTCGAAGGGCAGGAACGCGCCAATCCGATCATGACCACCCGCTTCGAGGTGCTCACGGATTCCGCCGGCCCAGGCAAGTGGCGGGGCGGCGCCGGTGTTCAGAAGACATCGATCATGCTCGATGCCGAAAACACGGTCATCTCCTATATCTGTGACCGCGAGCGCGCCATTGTCTGGGGCATCGAGGGGGGCTTGCCCTCCATGCCGCACGGCCTGACCCTGAAGCGCAAGGGCAGCGAGGCGCCCGAATGGCTCGGCTCGGTCTTTTCGAACGTTCCCATCGGCAAGGGCGATGAATTCGGCCGACCGACCGCCGGCGGCGGCGGGTTTGGCGATCCGCTCGAACGCGACCCCGAGCGCGTCCTGCAGGACGTCATCGACGACTATGTGTCGGTCGAGCGGGCGGTAATCGACTATGGTGTGGTCATCAGGCCGATCGATCCGGAGATCCTCAAATTCGAGATCGATCATGAGGCAACCAGGAAAGAACGGGAGCGGATCCGTGCCGAGCGCCACAAATGGCTCGCAACAGAGCCGGAGGAGGTCGCCCGCATGTTCCGCGAGGGCAAGATCAATGCGCTCGATGCGGTACGCCGTTACGCGGTGATCCTCGACTGGGAGAAAGGCACGCTACTGCCCAATTCGACGGCTCAGTTCCGTGAGATGTTCCACAAGCGATCGGCCGCTGCCTGGGCGAACTAG